Proteins encoded by one window of Methanobacterium sp. CWC-01:
- a CDS encoding phosphopantetheine adenylyltransferase: MGDKRYRKVAVGGTFDKFHQGHRMLLEKAFQVAEQVLIGVTSDEFGGQKGEIEPCNVRMANLNALLEGHSNYILARLEEHYGPTVEDESIEAIVVSPETEPTAREINKIRQEKGMKPLDIIIIGMVLAEDGRPISSTRIRKGEINPDGSIK; the protein is encoded by the coding sequence ATGGGAGATAAGAGATACCGTAAAGTGGCAGTGGGAGGAACCTTCGACAAGTTCCACCAGGGACACCGCATGCTACTGGAGAAGGCCTTCCAGGTAGCAGAACAGGTCCTCATCGGAGTAACCTCCGATGAATTTGGAGGCCAGAAGGGCGAAATCGAGCCCTGCAATGTCCGCATGGCTAATTTAAACGCCCTCCTGGAGGGGCATAGTAATTATATCCTGGCTCGCCTGGAGGAACACTACGGCCCCACCGTGGAGGATGAAAGCATAGAGGCCATAGTGGTCAGCCCCGAAACCGAACCCACCGCCCGGGAGATCAACAAGATACGGCAGGAGAAGGGGATGAAGCCCCTGGATATAATAATCATTGGAATGGTCCTGGCAGAGGATGGAAGACCAATATCATCTACCCGGATCAGGAAGGGAGAGATCAACCCTGATGGGAGTATTAAATGA
- a CDS encoding glycosyltransferase: MVKIKIGVITSAYPEYEDDPHGIFVHRLMREIAKKAHEVCVIAPHTGGKSKYSMDEVQIEKFHYFYPKRFEKLAGRAGMIDNVKEGWFVKFQVFTFLIFNVWYSLLKFRDVDMVHVQWPIPNGLGALFLKKLYGVPYINTIHGEEVYLAKRYHMQFALRWLVNNSSKTVTNSSATRNACVDAGLDEDKLEIIPFGVDTDFFRPMDVPKDEDIFQILSVGYLIERKGHEYLIKAMKEIVNERDDVKLKIVGSGPLEEKLKSLLYDLDLEDKIEILKNVSDVELLNLYNSSDLFVLPSVIDSQGNTEGLGVVLLEAMACGVPVIGSNVGGIPDIIKNNRTGILIPEKDHSFLAKKIIELIKNVNKRNKITSNGFIIITNEFNWKKIAENYFFFYHNI, from the coding sequence GTGGTTAAAATCAAGATAGGAGTAATTACTTCTGCCTACCCTGAATATGAGGATGATCCTCACGGCATATTCGTGCATCGACTCATGAGGGAGATAGCTAAAAAAGCACATGAAGTATGCGTCATAGCACCACATACAGGTGGAAAATCTAAATATTCTATGGATGAAGTTCAGATAGAAAAATTCCACTATTTTTACCCCAAAAGGTTTGAAAAGTTAGCAGGACGGGCCGGGATGATCGATAACGTAAAGGAAGGATGGTTTGTAAAGTTTCAGGTTTTCACTTTTCTAATTTTCAATGTTTGGTATTCTCTGCTAAAATTTAGGGATGTGGACATGGTCCATGTGCAGTGGCCTATCCCCAATGGTTTGGGTGCTTTGTTTTTAAAGAAACTTTATGGGGTTCCTTACATCAACACTATACATGGGGAGGAGGTTTATCTAGCCAAACGTTATCATATGCAATTTGCTTTAAGATGGCTGGTGAATAATTCCAGTAAGACTGTTACCAACAGCTCTGCTACCAGGAATGCTTGTGTAGATGCAGGGCTGGATGAAGATAAATTAGAGATCATACCCTTTGGGGTGGACACGGACTTTTTCAGGCCAATGGATGTTCCCAAAGATGAAGATATTTTTCAGATATTGTCTGTAGGCTATTTGATTGAGAGAAAGGGACATGAATATCTAATTAAAGCTATGAAGGAGATAGTGAATGAAAGAGACGATGTAAAGTTGAAAATTGTGGGTTCTGGGCCACTAGAAGAGAAACTTAAGAGTTTGCTTTATGATTTGGATTTAGAGGATAAGATAGAGATATTAAAAAATGTTTCTGATGTTGAACTTTTAAATTTATACAACTCCTCTGATCTTTTTGTCCTACCTTCTGTAATTGATTCTCAGGGAAATACTGAAGGTCTTGGTGTGGTATTATTGGAGGCCATGGCTTGCGGGGTGCCGGTTATTGGATCAAATGTTGGCGGAATTCCTGATATTATCAAAAATAATAGAACAGGGATTCTCATTCCAGAAAAGGATCACTCTTTTCTAGCAAAGAAAATTATCGAACTGATTAAAAATGTGAATAAAAGAAATAAAATCACTTCTAACGGTTTTATAATAATCACAAACGAGTTTAATTGGAAAAAAATAGCAGAAAATTATTTTTTTTTCTATCACAATATTTAA
- a CDS encoding glycosyltransferase family 39 protein: MKYSFNNKPKWVFLALLIVIVSLITYFKIQIQMDIGAIMDTFDYLANAAEFAGKSINYTDLNRPPFISFLTAIFFFFGDLSVTPLFIVDGLLYIAGCVGLYLFFNERFSPLVSLVGTLLFATFPMVLTLVGAGFNDVSSVGVAIWAIYLTYLAVEKNSKWFYLSFPVAMLAFLTRYNMALIIFPIFLYIFINWDKIKSRRDILIGMGLSLLIVLPFLIYLGIKFGNPLYSFMDFFRTSSSAAGSTEHFAYHPDPLYYLKNMHAYLGVQALMVLLLALLGFAVYWFRKWREIRSGKSSLNIKLNKLNMAKLVLFGVLIILFMVTFGKIHYFGSELIFFGLIYLIYTILKDLGIKNCQMDLLFFSWFMAFFIFQSVYVTKDHRYFVTMIVPIAYFLTRAFSWGASQLRVNFKGKNLTLYLIVVILSILMLFSTINHFEAIKTANMNNKYVNQDIYEVSHWLMDYDPQYKSKVIYADLWYGFGWYLQMNVGKMPIFKNNQSMYVGPEDFNFTMEDNAAFDQELERVQPDYYISYWGTWGNMTFTSYEPVHQYRTFTVFKRKGG; the protein is encoded by the coding sequence TTGAAATATTCTTTTAATAATAAGCCTAAATGGGTTTTTTTAGCTCTTTTAATAGTTATAGTGAGTTTAATCACCTATTTTAAGATTCAAATCCAGATGGACATTGGCGCTATCATGGACACCTTTGATTATCTGGCCAATGCTGCTGAATTTGCAGGGAAAAGTATAAACTACACGGATCTTAACCGACCACCATTCATTTCGTTTTTAACCGCAATTTTCTTCTTCTTCGGCGATCTATCCGTTACACCCCTATTCATTGTAGATGGTCTTCTATACATAGCCGGATGTGTTGGACTTTACCTTTTTTTCAATGAACGCTTTAGTCCTTTAGTTAGCTTGGTGGGTACTTTACTCTTTGCTACTTTTCCAATGGTCCTTACCTTAGTAGGAGCCGGTTTTAATGATGTTTCTAGTGTAGGGGTTGCAATTTGGGCCATTTACTTAACCTATTTAGCGGTGGAGAAAAATTCTAAGTGGTTCTATTTATCATTCCCGGTGGCAATGTTGGCCTTTTTAACCAGGTATAACATGGCACTCATTATATTTCCCATTTTCCTTTACATTTTCATTAATTGGGATAAAATTAAAAGTAGGAGGGATATTCTTATCGGAATGGGTTTATCGTTACTCATTGTTCTTCCTTTCCTTATATATCTGGGAATAAAATTTGGAAATCCTTTATATAGTTTCATGGATTTTTTCCGTACCTCTAGCTCTGCGGCAGGATCAACAGAGCACTTTGCTTATCATCCCGATCCATTATACTACTTGAAGAATATGCATGCCTATTTAGGGGTTCAGGCATTGATGGTCCTATTATTGGCCCTACTGGGATTTGCAGTTTACTGGTTTAGAAAATGGAGGGAAATCAGGAGTGGCAAGAGCTCTTTGAATATCAAGCTAAATAAATTAAATATGGCAAAATTGGTGTTATTTGGTGTCTTAATAATTTTATTTATGGTTACGTTTGGAAAAATACACTATTTTGGGTCAGAATTGATATTCTTTGGGTTAATTTACTTGATATATACCATACTGAAGGATTTAGGAATTAAAAATTGTCAGATGGATTTGCTTTTTTTCTCATGGTTTATGGCCTTTTTTATCTTCCAAAGCGTATATGTAACGAAAGATCATCGTTATTTTGTTACAATGATTGTACCGATAGCTTATTTCTTGACGCGTGCTTTTTCATGGGGAGCCAGTCAGTTAAGGGTCAATTTCAAAGGGAAAAACTTGACATTGTATCTAATTGTGGTAATTTTATCGATTTTGATGCTGTTTTCAACTATTAACCATTTTGAAGCCATAAAAACTGCTAATATGAATAACAAATACGTAAATCAAGATATTTACGAAGTAAGTCATTGGCTTATGGATTACGACCCTCAATACAAATCCAAAGTAATCTACGCTGACTTGTGGTACGGTTTTGGTTGGTATCTCCAGATGAACGTAGGAAAGATGCCTATCTTTAAAAATAACCAGTCTATGTATGTGGGTCCCGAAGATTTCAACTTCACCATGGAAGACAATGCTGCGTTCGATCAGGAGCTGGAAAGAGTACAACCAGATTATTATATATCTTATTGGGGTACATGGGGGAATATGACATTTACATCTTATGAACCCGTTCATCAGTATCGTACTTTCACCGTTTTCAAAAGAAAAGGTGGTTAA
- a CDS encoding glycosyltransferase family 4 protein → MDILMFTPLFHPHIGGVEKHLKRISEELIKKGHNITIITQKNDNKLLDYEKIGKIEVYRFQKMKNFRIWIWIYKHRKLIKKSDIIHFHDYGTFIYWFLPFRFLYPLKKLFITFHGYEGILPIPKVVKVWRKISEYLTEGNICIGTFIPRWYGTKTDFVSFGGVDEPINHINFENGSAVYIGRLESDTGITEYIKALKILKKKNINLKLDICGDGSLRHEITAYIIQNDLNVKIHGYVNDINPYLIKCSFAFLSGYLSILEAMINKKLVFSIYSDELRRDYLRSIPNSDEIMIITDSSNELANELLSYYRNPDKRKEKVEKAYEFAREQSWKNLADIYLKLWTLKR, encoded by the coding sequence ATGGATATTTTAATGTTTACGCCACTATTTCATCCCCATATTGGTGGGGTAGAAAAACATTTAAAAAGAATATCTGAAGAATTAATTAAAAAAGGACACAATATCACAATAATCACTCAAAAAAATGATAATAAATTGTTAGACTATGAGAAAATCGGGAAAATTGAAGTATACAGATTTCAAAAGATGAAGAATTTCAGAATTTGGATCTGGATTTACAAACACAGAAAATTAATAAAAAAATCAGATATTATACATTTCCATGATTATGGAACATTTATTTATTGGTTTTTGCCATTTAGATTTTTGTACCCTCTAAAAAAACTATTTATAACTTTTCATGGATATGAAGGAATATTACCCATACCAAAAGTTGTAAAAGTATGGAGAAAAATTTCTGAATATTTAACTGAAGGTAATATCTGTATCGGTACATTTATCCCTAGATGGTATGGCACTAAAACAGATTTCGTATCCTTTGGGGGAGTTGACGAACCTATAAACCATATTAATTTTGAAAATGGATCTGCAGTTTATATAGGCAGATTAGAAAGTGATACGGGCATTACTGAATATATCAAAGCCCTAAAAATCCTTAAAAAAAAGAATATAAATCTAAAATTGGATATTTGTGGTGACGGTTCTTTGAGACATGAAATTACAGCTTATATAATTCAGAATGACCTTAACGTTAAAATTCACGGCTATGTAAATGACATTAATCCATACTTAATTAAATGCAGTTTCGCATTTCTTTCAGGATATCTATCCATTTTGGAAGCTATGATTAATAAAAAATTAGTCTTCAGCATTTATTCTGATGAATTAAGAAGAGATTATTTAAGATCAATACCAAACTCTGATGAGATAATGATCATCACAGATTCATCAAATGAATTAGCAAATGAATTATTAAGCTACTATAGAAATCCTGATAAAAGAAAGGAGAAGGTTGAAAAAGCTTATGAATTCGCTAGGGAACAATCCTGGAAAAACTTAGCAGATATCTACTTAAAATTATGGACTTTGAAGAGATGA
- a CDS encoding radical SAM protein, with amino-acid sequence MLQEHNVVVKNPQRVELRFASCYPNLYRSAMSSLGFHIIYDFLNSREDTYCERVVYPHARSLETGTQLKHFDMVGFSLQYEENYLHVLEMLQKGGLAIRKEDRKPDDPLVIAGGPCATSNPLPMTPFVDLFLVGDGEAILPHFLEVFKELRNPREELQKFLEIKGVYLPDNPVEINLIPDMDQAWKPVHQVIPETREKSLTPAFGRSFLLEVSRGCTRGCRFCMAGCLYRPRREVPLEELLETAEATRESTGLNKVALIGAAVSDHSRIEDLCQSLSERGFQITLPSLRVEAVTDQLLEILKSSGLKTVTLAPESTWNLRKVINKSLTDEDIFQVVKKTFQEEMNVKLYFLVGLPTETGKDLEEVTKLIKSLQKEAPRKSSLRVSVNPFIPKPHTPFQWHHFNYKEIKSKVNILNQEFRSRYFKAESPRSSLIQYVLSVGGADMGDALERSLQHKLYLPEWQKLAPHWELTSKLPWRNIQVGVDDEFLKDEYEKALKGEFTPWCETFGCQNCGACE; translated from the coding sequence ATGCTCCAGGAACATAATGTGGTGGTCAAGAACCCCCAGCGTGTGGAGTTGCGCTTCGCCTCCTGTTACCCTAACCTGTACCGCAGTGCCATGTCCTCCCTGGGATTTCATATCATCTATGACTTTTTAAACAGCCGGGAGGACACCTACTGTGAGAGGGTAGTCTATCCCCACGCCCGCAGCCTGGAAACCGGCACCCAGTTGAAACATTTTGATATGGTGGGCTTCTCCCTCCAGTACGAGGAGAACTACCTCCACGTCCTGGAGATGCTCCAGAAAGGAGGGCTAGCCATCCGGAAAGAGGATCGGAAACCGGATGATCCCCTGGTCATTGCCGGGGGGCCCTGTGCCACCTCCAACCCCCTGCCCATGACTCCCTTCGTGGATCTGTTCCTGGTGGGGGATGGGGAGGCCATCCTCCCCCATTTCCTAGAGGTATTTAAAGAACTCAGAAACCCCCGGGAGGAGTTGCAGAAGTTCCTGGAAATTAAGGGTGTGTATCTACCCGATAATCCGGTGGAGATCAACCTCATCCCGGATATGGACCAGGCTTGGAAGCCGGTGCACCAGGTTATACCCGAGACTCGAGAAAAAAGTTTAACCCCGGCCTTCGGAAGATCCTTCCTCCTGGAAGTCTCCCGGGGCTGCACCCGGGGCTGTCGTTTCTGCATGGCCGGCTGCCTGTACCGTCCCCGCCGGGAAGTTCCCCTGGAGGAACTTCTAGAAACCGCCGAGGCAACCAGAGAATCCACGGGACTTAATAAAGTAGCACTTATCGGAGCCGCGGTCTCGGACCACTCCCGGATTGAGGATCTGTGCCAGAGCCTTTCAGAAAGAGGTTTCCAGATCACCCTACCCTCCCTCAGGGTGGAAGCAGTGACCGACCAGCTCTTAGAGATCCTGAAAAGTAGCGGGCTTAAAACCGTCACCCTGGCCCCGGAGTCCACCTGGAACCTCCGGAAGGTGATAAACAAGTCACTCACCGATGAGGACATCTTCCAGGTGGTTAAGAAAACCTTCCAGGAGGAGATGAACGTCAAGTTATACTTCCTGGTGGGCCTGCCCACTGAGACTGGTAAGGACTTGGAAGAAGTAACTAAATTAATCAAATCTCTCCAGAAGGAGGCCCCCCGTAAAAGCTCCCTCCGGGTGAGTGTTAATCCCTTCATTCCCAAACCCCACACTCCCTTCCAGTGGCACCACTTCAACTACAAAGAGATTAAAAGTAAAGTGAACATCCTGAACCAGGAGTTCCGTTCCCGTTACTTCAAGGCAGAAAGTCCCCGCAGCAGCCTCATCCAGTACGTCTTATCGGTGGGAGGAGCAGATATGGGGGATGCCCTGGAAAGATCACTCCAGCACAAGTTATACCTACCGGAATGGCAGAAACTGGCTCCCCACTGGGAGTTAACATCCAAACTGCCCTGGAGGAACATCCAGGTGGGAGTGGATGATGAATTTTTAAAAGATGAATATGAAAAGGCATTAAAAGGCGAATTCACACCCTGGTGTGAGACCTTCGGTTGCCAGAACTGTGGGGCCTGTGAATAA
- a CDS encoding lipopolysaccharide biosynthesis protein: MKLVNSYKNAIKPFSKAIGDVIISSIPQIVAIVVGLLTTSLIARGLGPSGMGIFALVISFSTLIIGLSDLGIGQTTIRFASKAATRDDKVGFFGVLRWAFRLRLVLILILSTLFYALAPLISTNFWHDESLTYYLRLSLLIGIFSVISHIPYVYFQSLKRFRANAILSTLQTVVIFIGILIIALLNNWSLQLVIGVNILASIINASSFALSVPKSTFIDPSNSFIKTLKQFWKAPNLKNISESSESYNIYSFTFFMVISSLAVMITMQADIWLMGYYLEPNQVGIYSVAKYFTVPLTVLIAAVNTALWPRASELMKTHESVEMLRITFKFSILASTFGLLYSFIVPFTTPWIFGEAYNGGIIIGILLCVRYCIAILICPLGIIGYNFDMVYVYWWVNIIQLLIVIGISIMLLPSIGPIGSAIALIANEIVGSLIMGLLLWRKIKIYT; the protein is encoded by the coding sequence ATGAAATTAGTAAACTCGTATAAAAATGCGATAAAACCATTTAGTAAAGCAATAGGGGATGTGATTATTTCAAGTATCCCCCAAATTGTAGCTATTGTAGTGGGATTATTAACAACATCACTTATTGCCCGGGGGTTAGGTCCTTCTGGTATGGGAATATTTGCACTTGTTATTAGTTTTTCTACATTAATAATTGGATTATCTGATTTGGGTATAGGGCAAACTACAATTAGATTCGCTTCTAAAGCAGCAACACGTGATGATAAGGTGGGTTTTTTTGGAGTCTTAAGATGGGCTTTCAGGCTTAGATTAGTTTTAATATTAATACTTTCAACATTATTTTATGCATTAGCCCCTTTGATTTCCACAAATTTCTGGCATGATGAAAGTCTTACTTACTATCTTAGATTAAGCCTATTAATTGGTATTTTTAGTGTAATATCCCACATACCATATGTATACTTCCAATCTCTAAAGCGTTTTCGGGCCAATGCTATATTATCAACTTTACAGACGGTTGTGATATTCATTGGCATATTAATCATTGCATTACTAAATAATTGGTCATTACAGCTTGTGATAGGTGTAAATATATTAGCTAGCATAATTAACGCTTCTTCATTCGCTTTATCAGTTCCTAAGTCGACATTTATAGATCCATCGAATTCATTCATAAAAACATTAAAACAATTCTGGAAAGCACCAAACTTAAAAAACATCTCTGAATCATCAGAAAGCTATAATATTTATTCTTTTACTTTTTTCATGGTAATTTCGTCACTAGCTGTAATGATTACGATGCAAGCAGATATTTGGTTAATGGGATATTATTTAGAACCCAATCAAGTAGGAATATACAGTGTTGCTAAATATTTCACTGTACCGCTCACGGTGCTTATTGCAGCAGTAAATACTGCTCTTTGGCCCCGTGCATCGGAATTAATGAAAACACACGAAAGTGTAGAAATGTTAAGAATTACATTTAAATTTAGTATACTTGCATCAACTTTCGGTTTACTATACTCATTTATTGTGCCTTTTACAACTCCATGGATTTTTGGGGAGGCATATAATGGCGGTATAATTATTGGAATTCTACTATGCGTTCGATATTGTATTGCAATTTTAATTTGTCCTTTAGGTATAATAGGTTATAATTTTGACATGGTGTACGTTTATTGGTGGGTTAACATTATACAGTTATTAATTGTGATTGGGATCAGCATCATGTTATTACCTTCAATAGGGCCAATAGGTTCTGCAATTGCTTTAATTGCAAACGAAATAGTTGGTAGCTTAATTATGGGACTATTACTTTGGCGAAAAATAAAAATTTATACGTAA
- a CDS encoding class I SAM-dependent methyltransferase, which produces MRNRESKKLKEFYEKNYERDSDLFEIPHTNDFMYAQVINQILPYLHPGIKILDLGCNTGILSFYMAKKGCEVLGVDLASNAIESAKINKRHHKIENVQFESIDFILDWKKEKEFDLILCNQVIEHIPRDDLFLNKIFLSLKEKGDLILFTPTSYSSLAILSKKLTGKCYHDEEVGHLRRYNRKGIQDLIKGIGFEINKVVFLDSALRDWFIIYKPLRRFNTIFSLPIVRNVFNAIDTILAKLFLFPATICIHAHKK; this is translated from the coding sequence ATGAGAAATAGGGAATCCAAAAAACTAAAAGAATTTTACGAAAAGAATTATGAACGGGATTCTGACTTATTTGAAATACCCCATACTAATGACTTTATGTATGCCCAAGTTATCAATCAAATCCTCCCTTATTTACATCCGGGTATTAAGATTCTTGATTTAGGGTGTAATACAGGTATTTTAAGTTTCTATATGGCAAAAAAAGGGTGTGAAGTATTGGGTGTTGATCTTGCAAGCAATGCTATAGAATCTGCAAAAATTAATAAGCGACACCACAAGATTGAAAATGTTCAATTTGAGTCTATTGACTTTATTTTGGATTGGAAAAAGGAAAAAGAATTTGATCTAATCCTTTGTAACCAAGTTATTGAACACATCCCACGCGATGATCTTTTTTTAAACAAAATATTTCTTTCTCTAAAAGAAAAAGGAGATTTAATATTGTTCACTCCCACATCTTATTCTTCTTTAGCAATTCTTTCTAAAAAATTAACTGGGAAGTGTTATCATGATGAAGAGGTAGGTCACTTGCGCCGATATAATAGAAAAGGGATTCAAGATTTAATTAAAGGCATAGGATTTGAAATAAACAAAGTAGTCTTCTTAGACAGTGCATTAAGAGACTGGTTTATAATTTACAAACCATTAAGAAGGTTTAATACAATATTTTCACTCCCTATTGTTCGTAATGTTTTTAATGCTATTGATACCATATTAGCAAAATTATTCTTATTTCCAGCAACTATATGCATTCATGCTCATAAGAAATGA
- the yjjX gene encoding inosine/xanthosine triphosphatase: MIKVKVGTHNPLKVRATRNVMEQIYSNVDVDGIEVDSGVSEQPIGLDETIQGAMNRARNAFMDVNLSVGIESGFLETPHSITGYLDLQWCAIYDGERITLGVSAGFEYPPAVVEEVLKGNEVGDVMDRVTGVEKLGQKTGAVSILTKGLLNRTENTEQCVLMAMIPRMNLGVYFVDR; the protein is encoded by the coding sequence ATGATAAAGGTCAAGGTAGGAACCCACAACCCCCTGAAAGTAAGGGCCACCCGTAATGTTATGGAGCAAATCTATTCTAATGTGGATGTAGATGGAATTGAGGTAGACTCCGGGGTAAGTGAACAGCCCATCGGCTTGGACGAAACCATCCAGGGGGCGATGAACCGGGCCAGGAATGCATTTATGGATGTTAATCTCTCGGTGGGTATTGAATCCGGATTTCTGGAGACACCCCACAGTATCACCGGTTATCTGGATCTGCAGTGGTGTGCAATCTACGATGGGGAACGGATAACCTTAGGGGTGAGCGCTGGCTTTGAATATCCTCCTGCCGTGGTGGAGGAAGTCCTAAAAGGGAATGAAGTAGGTGATGTGATGGACCGGGTCACCGGGGTGGAGAAGCTGGGCCAGAAGACAGGTGCGGTTAGTATTTTAACCAAAGGACTGCTGAACAGGACTGAGAACACAGAGCAATGTGTTCTGATGGCCATGATCCCCAGGATGAATTTGGGGGTTTACTTTGTTGACAGGTGA